Below is a window of Herminiimonas arsenicoxydans DNA.
TATTCGTAATAAGAGAACTTATGTCCGTTGCCATTGCCGCTGCTGTTCCTGTCGGAAAACAAAGGGTATTCCGGGTGCTTCCCGGCTTCCATTTGTCGCTTGGCTTCACGATTTTCTATCTGAGCCTGATAGTACTGATCCCCTTGTCGGCAGTCTTTTTGAAGACTTTCACAATGAGCTGGGATGCATTTATTACAGCCGTGACTTCCGATCGCGTGGTCGCTTCGTACAAATTGACGTTTGGTGCATCGCTATTGGCTGCCGTTTTTAATGCGATTTTTGGCGGCATCGTGGCGTGGGTGCTGGTGCGCTATACCTTCCCCGGCAAGAAAATGATCGATGCGATGGTCGATTTGCCTTTTGCCCTGCCAACCGCAGTGGCCGGCATTGCGCTGACGGCCCTGTATGCGCCCAATGGCTGGATAGGCCGCTATCTGGAAATGGTCGGCATCAAGGTCGCTTTCACCCCGCTCGGCGTGATCGTCGCCTTGACGTTCATCGGCTTGCCTTTCG
It encodes the following:
- the cysT1 gene encoding Sulfate transport system permease protein CysT (Evidence 2a : Function of homologous gene experimentally demonstrated in an other organism; PubMedId : 2188958, 9205837, 9278503, 16738553, 2188959, 15919996; Product type t : transporter), which produces MSVAIAAAVPVGKQRVFRVLPGFHLSLGFTIFYLSLIVLIPLSAVFLKTFTMSWDAFITAVTSDRVVASYKLTFGASLLAAVFNAIFGGIVAWVLVRYTFPGKKMIDAMVDLPFALPTAVAGIALTALYAPNGWIGRYLEMVGIKVAFTPLGVIVALTFIGLPFVVRTIQPVLEDAERELEEAAVSLGASHWQTFTKVIFPTVLPALLTGFALAFARATGEYGSVIFIAGNMPMVSEITPLFIVTKLEQYDYAGATAIAVVMLLASFLMLLTINVLQAWTRKRGQAEKV